TGGATGCCTTTGAGCAAACAGAAGAGACTTGCTGTCTACAAACGCGTTTTTGAAGCCCTTACTATCGGTACCAAAAGGAAAGTGTCGGCGTCTCGTCTACCAGCTTAAAGAAGTTTGGAACCGGGCGTATTCTGCCGCGGACCGTCCTCTTGCTAGGGTTTTTCTGGTACCAGCGTGTttgcgtgtctccttttcccccAGTTGTGCCCGTGTCTTTCTGGTTCCCCATTCTCCTCTGCGTGCTCTTTACAACAAACTTCCGGCTTGTCATTTCCTCTAGGCGTTTCTCTGACGCACACCACTGGGAGTATCCTGGCACCTCGGGGCCGGCCAGTGTTGACCTTCGCCTGTCTGGGCGTAGCCCCCAGTCCCCCCCCACCAACCGCACctccttgttttttttgcatctgagcagaggagacggcaaATTCGTGGAAATGCTTCCTATTGTTCCGCAGAACGGACACTGTTTTGGCTGGAGCTTGTCTGACTGAACAGGAGCTTGGAATTCCACACTCTTTCCCCGTTCCCCATATCGTCCGTCTCTCCGGGTGCCGCAGTCTGCCCTCAAAACGGGATATCGTGCCCTCACCCTGCCgttgtttctgctttctgccACAGACGCTGTTTCCTATATGTTCCCTTGCCTTTTCTTTTGTAGTTCGTGACACCATCGTGTGgttttcccttttttcttcgtaGAAATGCCTCGTTGTGATCGTGGATCCTTTTGTCTCCCGCAAAGACCAACAACGGTCACACTGGTCGTCTTCgtccctctctgtgttgctTCGCAGCCCTGAtcgctttttcctttttccagaCGAAATACTCCGTTTTGCGTCATTCCTTACGAACCCTTGATGGTTTTGCTGCTGGAAAGAACGTTTTCGGAACGCCCATCTCCACCCCGACGTTGTCCCCAGAATGCAAACCTCACTCGCGCCAGGCGCCAAGTGGCCGGTCTTACTCCTTGCTGCACTTGCagcccttcttcctcactcgGGTACGCACCAAGCAAagcgcttctttctgtgtccgTTGTTCCTCAATGCAACGAAGGTCCCATCTCTATCcctgggggggggggggttcAGGACCCCGGGGAACAACGGCCATAGTCTCGCATTATCGAGTGAAGTGGAAGTCCTGTAGTGAGGTTTGCCGGTGTCTTTGAAGTTCAGATCACAATATAGAGAAGCGGACTCCTCTCGCCTGGGTTGTGAGGTGGGTGTTGGAGAGATGCACAGTTGAATTCCACATGTAGGCCACCTAGGCAACACAGTCCGGTTGAGAGCAAACAGCTCCCTTCTGTAGGGGTAGTGTATGTACTTCAGGAACACGATCAGTAGTCCCAGTCGCAACAAGGACGCCTTCTTGGTATAACGTGGAGTCATTATTTCTCTCGTTACCGAGGATCGAAGTAAATTAGGATGAGGTAGCGGAACAAAACTTTGTCTCTTTGAGTCTTCGTGCCCAAAAAAGAAGCCTTTGCTTCGAAATGCTTTTTCAGGATGGAGCGATTCCAACTCTCTCCAGCGGTGTCTTGTGGCAAATAGCTGGCATCGCGGCAGAACTCTTTCGAGACGAAATCCGCCCTGCTCTTTTTGCTCCTCTGTATTCATGTGTTCACGACAGTTTCGGCGCATTCTTTCACATGTTCTTTCATTGCGCGGGTTCATCTGTGGGCAGAGGGATTGTGAATCTCCTGTAAGGGTACGTCGTAACTTGCACAGAACTGCCGGCTTTTCTAGTAGACGCAGGATACGACTGAACATAGTCCGTCTTTTGTCTGTGAACCTCCTGTCCAAGCACAGGACTTTGTTGAATTTTACATGAATTTCTGTGTGAATTTGTGTTCGGCACTGCCTTTTCAGCGACGGCCCACGCGACGGCGCAGCTGCACCAGAACGTTCTCTCAACTACCGCGCGCCCCGCCCGATGTTCTGCACAGCATCCCGAGGTCTGCTCATCGTCTCCAAGTGCGAATTCTGAGGCGGAGACTTCAAAACTCTCCGCCGTCTCGAAGGCCAAGACCGGCGGCGAAggtccctctgtctctgcaggccgGGGCGACTGGGAGCGCTGTCGCGCGGcatcgtcgtctctctcctctcagcGAACTCTGGGACCTGGAGTCCACTCcagctctgcatgcaatcccgctgcctcgcctctccctccacTCGCGCTCGCTGAAGTCGAGAAGGCACCGGCCGCCGCGGCGACCGCCGCCCTCGACCTCACCACCGAGGCCCGCAGTGGCGCCGCAGCGCAGCAGGGGCGTTGGAGTTCAACTCCCCCAGCGGCTGCGCGCGCGACCGCAGGTTCCTTGACCGACGCGCCGAAGCAGGTGACGTTCATGGAGGCGTTGGGACGAGCCGCCGCGGCCGAGGCTGCCGCACTTGGAGGGGGAGCCTGGAACTTTAACACTTGGGGTTTAGGAGCTTTTTTCGGAGGGGACGCTTCTGGACAAAAGGTTgaaaagaaggcggagaagaacgaggcggaagagaaggagaaggcttcttcgctgtggGGCGGGGATTGGAGAGAAGCTGTGTCGGACTTTTTCGCGAAAGTCGACAAGCGCATGGACGAAGCGAACGGAATGCTCCACTACACAGATTTGTACGGGTTTCTGGTGTAGGCGACACGGAGAAGCTGGGCGCTGGAGAGTCGACAGGCAGTGGCGGACGGAAAAGCTCCCAGAAttcacttcttcctcgagtccGAGGGTTCCTGGAGTCGGCAGACGTCCTGGTCCGTATCAAGAGACCAAGAGCCTCCggagtcgccttcttcgtgaGCAACTGCCTGGCTCTCTGAGCAGACTCACCGATGTGCAGGTATATGGTCTGCACGCGCTTTAGCGCGCATGCGACTAAAAAAGTTAGAAACGAGGGGACTGAGGCGCCGACTCGGTGCGATTAAACTCAACGTCGGAGACTCGGCAGCCGAACGAGCGTTTTTGCTCTATCGCGAAAGGTGCATCTGTCAAAAACACGTACGaacgtcgcgttttccgTGCTCTGTTCATGCTTGCCCCGAAAtccaggaaacgaaaaaaagcaCTCCACAGCCATTTTGATCAAACGTTTGCGGCTCTTTGCGTTCACGCGACGTTTGCCTGCGTCTGCATACTTGAGAAAAAACCAACGTCCGACCCCCCGTGCCTCAGAATCTGTGTGTATCCGACGAGTGGCAAGGAATGCATCGGGGCTTTCGCCTCTCGAGAGGAGGGGAGTGAGACGAAGCGCGATCTTAAACGTGATCTGACAGCCCGTCGACCGTGAAGGCTCTCGTGGAGATGCCTCCTTTGTGTGGCAAACACCAGAGACTGGTCTTTTTTTCGAATACAACACAATTCTCCGGTTCTTCAAAGCAACTCTTAGGAGTGTGTCACTTCTGTGTTGTTCGTTGCTCCTGTATTTGGATGTGAATTCGAGAATACATCTGTGACGCTTGGTACTTAAGACTCAACTAGAAACGAAAGGCCGACCTGCTGAAACGTACGCGAGTGGGCCAACATCCAGGCCGAATGGCGTCATGTGATCTGCCCTTCCCACGGAACctaggagagagagagacaacccGTGGCGAGCGTCATAGCGTCACCACCGAAGACTGCTTAAATGAGTTAAATGAGTGCATGCATACCACAGACAAGCACCTGGCGGGTCGTAGCTTTGTGCAGCCTGTTACCGGAGAACCAGTTTTTCGCGGTTCCGATAGCAGCTCCACAGCATTGCTTGTGCCAGAACAGAGGGCATGTGTAGAAGCTGAGCAAAACACAGTCGAGTTTCCGCTGTAGCAACTGCTCGGAACCCTGGGATGGCTAGCTCCCACCCGGGTGAAAGAGCGCATCTCGCTTTTTAATGAACATGCACAGGAAAAGAAATTCTCCGATGTTAGTGAAGCCTCGTGAGAAACATTGCAGTGTCGGTTTGCACGTATGTATATGGAACCTGTCTGGGATCGCAAGGGCCACCTGTGTAGGAAGCAGGAAGTGTGCGGTGTTTCTCGCGCCTATCTGCAAGTATGCCTTTGtctggagaggcgaagccgGATTATTCTGTAGAAATGGTGCAGAGGAAGCGTTGCCGTCTGAGTGGTAGACTCCAATAACAAACACGTCGAACACTTGAACGTCCTACACCACCTTTCCTTCAGCACTGTTGAAGGACGCCCTATCGGAGTCTCTGCGCAGGTAGACACGCTGACTGTCGGGCAGAAAAGTCTTCTCCAATGAAAAGCCCCCTCTTCGCCCACTCGAACAAACAatctcttcgcgttctttaGGAAATTGGCGACTGGTTCCCTGTCTGAGCCCGACCCACTCAGAAAACAAGACTGCCCCTCTGCAAATAAAGTGTCAAATTAAACTGGTCTACGCGCCAGTTGGCGGTCTTTATATTGAACAGAGTGTGAACTCGTGACCACCGTATTCACACGCACTGCGTGCAACTCTCATTTTCAGATGGTTTTACCAGCCGCATTTCCACGCACCTTCCGAAGCATCCCAACAACCCTTGCCTGCTCCTCGGCCAGCTCACTCCCCCATAGCGACTTGTGGTATCGGTGCGCTGCAGCATGGAAAAaaatacatgtgtgtgtaaatgcatgcatacaaacTTCCGGGGGCCCCGTGAAAAACCGTGTCTGAGCGTACGTGCACAGCACACGCGATATTGAGATCCTTCAAAATAGTCACACAGACACATGGGGGCACATATGTGAGCAGGTGTTCGCTGGATGTGGACAGTATGTTTTCCTATACTATAAGGAGTCCTCATTCTCTGTTCCCGTCACAGTTATTCCagttgcttccttctccagttcGCTTCAGTCCTTCAAATCTGAGCCTGCAGAAAACGGTTCTCTGTCTCAGCACTCGAACCCGGGGTCTGTCACCCCTCTGTCTTGTTCTTGAGTGCATGCTGTCCAACAAACCAAGGACGGCTCTTTTCTGAAGCATTGCCTGCTTCGCTCCTCCACGTGGTGCgacgttctctctttttgtcaCTGTCCTTCCAAGTCACCGTCCCGTTCTCTCTATTCAAGACTTGCGTAGACTTTAGGTGTGGCGCCTCGCTGCGACGCCTCATCCCCCCGACGAAAGAAATCGTCACAgttcaaaagaaaaaaacatggATTCCCAAACGCGCCGGCGGCACAGACACGCCGTCCGCCCTGCTGTCATCTCCGCTTTTTGTCGGGCGAACGAGTCAAAGGCAGGCGCGAGGCGCCCAGCCTTCACCGGAGCCGTCTCTGGACTCACACGAACAAACGGCCAGTGAGCAAGCCGATAGCGTGCGAGGCCAGTCCGGAATCGCCTTGTCGATTTCCTGACAGTACTCGAAACCACGCCAACTCGGGTCCGGTAAACCTCCACGATCTACACCAGAAGTCCACCTCTATACACGCACGAACCTCGAGCTCTATAGACCTGCCGCTGCCTCGCCGAGACGTCATGGAAAAACACTCGACTGTTTCTGACGTTTCAGTTCGTCACAACCTTTGTGTTTCCGCAGCTCGGTGGATGCCTGAAAACGACGAGGGCACTTGGCTTCTGTCAGTGCATAAACTGCAGCCTTTTACAAGATACATCCAGGCGACCGCAACCCAAGGAGGACTGCCCCATccgcctcgcttctctggaaACTCCCCGGAAACAAACGACATTTTGAACTGCTGTACAGACGCTTCGCTCCCTAGTCGAGCCTACtgaaaaaagtggaaaatGATCTTTCCTTGATAGAGAGATCAACTCGGGACCTACCCCCGACATCCACCGGACTCTCGCACAACTTCCCGCTCTTCCAGAGGCGCGCCCGACACCCGACAATCCCCACTCCTGCCCGAAAAAtgaaacacagaagcgaagccAACGGAAAAGGCGCAGCCACTATTCGTATACACATattacagatatatatatatatatatatatatatagagagagagagagagagagagagatagaaagGTGGACGGGCTCGGATAGAACAAGACGTCTGCAGTGACTGCGCATCCACGGGAACTCGCCGAGAGCGCAGGTGCCCAGCAACCGTGTTTTTAGCCTCTCGAAAGTCCAGGGGCCTGTCCGCAGGGGTCACACGCCCGTTTGTCTCCCCAAGTCTTCGAATCCAGCTTTACAGATGTGAGGTCGGCGCTGGAAACGACGGAAACATCCAAGTCGCTAGCTGCCCACACATACGCATCTCCAGGGTCTCCACTTCTTGCAAGTCACGCACCAAAGGCCCAAGCGTAGACGAGGCCTCATACCGCCCCTTGGTTACAGAAAGTCCCTGTCCACCGGATGCGGCTGGTGGGTCGACGCAGGAAAGTTCGTCGGTCGCCCCGCGACTTTCTGCGCCACTTCGAGGGCGTTTGACCTCTCCGAAGAGTCCGAAAGAAAGTGGAACAGCGGCGCCTGGTCGCACTCGCCTCCCGGCTGTGAGGTCTCTGGCGAGCCTACAGGGCGGCCGAGAGGCGGAAAGATCGACGCGAGTCTCTGGTGGCGCTCGTGGGCTTCGTCcacgcttgcatgcacacccTTGAACCCctgaaggaaggagaaagaagagcctTTTGTCGGGATACCCCCTTCCTTCTTATCCTGCCCTTCGGCTCCCACCTGGCCCTGAGTCCCGAGCAAAGCCGGACTCTCgccgaaaaaggagaagacgcctgCGCGACACCAACAATGCCTCTCGCGCCCAGAGACCCCCGGGGAGGGCGTCTCGCTGCGCCCGGCGTCCGCGGCGGAAGTCCCCTGGcgccttgcatgcagcgagagtTGCGAGAGATCCGCGGCAAAGTCCCGGTCGAGGACGCCCACGTCTGGAGTGCTGCTGCTCGTGGAAGAGCCTGACGGCGGAAAAAACTCTTGGTCGCAAAAAGCCTTTTCCaaacgcgcatgcaacgacGCACCGCCCTCGCCCCGCGTATTCACCGCTGGAGGGAAAAAAGGtgcagcaggagagagagaaggtggagagagacagggtgGCGTTCCTTCGTTTAGAAGtccggaagcagagacacgggAGCTTGCATCGCAGCTCGCCGCCAAGGACGCGTCTGTAGGGAATGCGGGGACAGCGGCGGCGGTCAGGGTGTCGGAggcgaacgaagaaaactCGTTCTCTGTGTAGAACTGCGCCGGAGGAGGAACGGAGACTCCAGCTGAGAGCTGCGGTGCCGTGACGAAGTCTTCGATGCCAGTTTTGCGGTGAAACGCGACAGCCGAGTTTTCATCGAACTCGCCTCCGCAGACGCTTTGCGTGTTCTTAACGAACCCAACCGCCCGCTGTTTGTACACTGGCGGCAGCGGGCCGTGGGGGAACGGCGGGAGCGACCCCGAGTCGGACGGCAGCGAATGCGGGACTCCACCGAGCTCTCGGGGGTCGGaggggaaaaaggagaagaagcttcgCTTCGAGGTCGAGAACCACGGGCGTCCTAGCAGCGTCGTCTCGCTGGGCGGCGGAGACGCTTTCGCACGAGGTccggagacactcgaggcGTGGAAGGCGTCCGCGTTAACAAGAGACCCTTTCTCGGGTCCGGGAGCAAACGTTGTCTCTGTGGGAACTGCCGAGCACCAGCCGCGCGCTTCGCAGCCACACGTACGTTCTTCTCGGAGCTGGCTGAAGGTCCGTTCGGAGTCGCCCTGGCCAGCTTCCTTGAAACGCCCTTGGTTCTCGAAGTCGTTCTGGATGCCTTCCCCGTTGCGCTGCTGACGGCCCTCAgggtcttctcgctttcgcccAACAGACGCGGGAGCCTTTTTCACCGCATCGACTCCGATCGGTTTTTCCTCAACGCTCTCCCCGCCGTCGCACCTCTCGCTTCGCGCCCCAGGGCCCTCCACGAAAGGCCGCAAatctgcgtctgcgttgctcgccttttctcgagTCTCCTTTGCGAAGCAGTCTCTGTTCTTTGCGAGAcagtctctgttcttccccccttcttctcgctttcccccTTCGCTTTTCTTGTTGGCTAGCCCACCTCCTGCTGCGGCCCCCGGCCTGCCCGTGTgggctttcttctcgcttcggcCTGGCCCGCCGCCCTTGCCTGTGGGGAACGGCTTCTTTTTCCGGGGGGCGTTCTGCAGGAGCCGCAGCGTATGCGCTCGGTGACGAAAAACGAGGTGCCGCGCCGGGTGTCGCGGCGCCCAGAACGGACTCGCGAGGGCCTCGACAAGCTCACAGCAGCTCCGAGGCGTCGcccgcagaaagaaaagcggcAACGGCGCCGGCATCTGCCACGACCGTGCATGCTCCAGCAGCAGGTACCCCCCCGGTAcgcagggagaagacgacgaagccgACGGGAGCGACAGATGCAAGCAGCCATTGAAACGTCCGGCGCCGTAGTCCCCGttcaagaagaaaacagaaaaaccaTCTGGCAGACGCACAAACTGAAGACAAATGGAgcagcacagagaagaaaatgggATCACCACGAAAGCGAGGACagtgaagaggaacgagacagCGTCTTCAGGACGACGGGACAGTGAGGTGGCGGAAAAAAAATGCAGGCTGGACACAGAAGTTCACACAAAAAACGAGAGCCCGCACTGACTCCCCGTGCTGCCAAAGGACTCAGGAATACGAGGAACAAGAAGATCTGCGTAGAGAGGCGTCTGCGTGTGAAACTCAGTGTCGAGACGCTTTCTTTTCGATGGAAAGACCTGCTGCCTGAGAGGGATTTGAAAACACGACTTCTCAGTTGTCCGCATTTTCTTAATTTAAAACAATCAGGAGCCTTACTTCGTGGACTGTTCCGCCCAGAGCACACCGTACGGCTTGCTTCGTTGCCTCTTCTGGCCAAGACGAACTGCCGCTCGAAGGCCCTCCGACCGCGGTCGAGCCTCCTGTCTCCCACCCGGTCCCCGCCCCGCCTTGAGGCCTGAGGCCCGGCCGCCGGAAGGGTACGACAACGTTGTCTGCcctcccttctttccctcttgctggttcttcttctccacgttcatttgccttctcttttccacttTTGCTTGCTTTCTCCTTGCCACTGCcattcgctttctctttgccAGTTGAACCTGGGGGAGTCTGggggtgtctccgttgcGAGGACGCAGTTTTGGCTTGTCGATGCGGGACGGGTTCCGAGGTTTCGCCGCACTGGGGAGAAGCCCCGCGAGCTGGGAACCTCGGGGACTCGGCGCCTCCCCGAGATGTACATGCGGCTGCGTTCGGAGGACAGCGGGCTCGCGGCAGGGCACtcgcgttcgccttcgcggTCGCACGCGCCGTTTCCCCAGAGCTCCCCGTCGCGGgagccgaagaaggcagagaagcggagtctgcgagggagagagaacttGGCCAGGAGGACTGCTGCGACACCGCAGATCTCGCGCCATGCTCGGAAGGAGAGGCGGGGCTTCCCAAAGGAAACCCACGACTCGAAAGCCTTCCCCTGGAAGAGAAAGTGACAGAGGCTCTTTTTCTGGGTCCCGGCGCCGTTCGGTCGCCGCCGTCGGACCGCGTCAGGACTTCGTCGAGGAGTGCGTCGAAGACCCACACGCCGCGCTTCTCAGGGCTTTGTCTCGGGTGTACCGACACCCCAGAGGGAGGAGGTCCGCCGCTCGGTTccgcctttttctcggaaGACCAGGAGAGCGGACAGGCGCGACAGGCCGCGAGGAGAGCGCAGAGCGAGGCgcgttcctctgcgtctttctccttcttggcTTCCCTCGATTTCTGgtcgtcttgttcttcggGGAACGGATAGGTCGGTGAGCGCAGCCGTTGGCGGTTCGACTTGTGGAGAGGCAGCCTCGCTTCCAGGCTAACAGGCATCTCCAGGGGCGCCTGCGCATTCACATTCAAGCACTGGGCAACATCTTGCTCTCCCGCGCCTTTCTTACTTTGGCGCCTCTCGCTCCACTCTGCGACCATCCGTTCGACGACAGCCAGCAGGCGGTCCCCCGGGAGAGTCTCCTGGCCACTCAGCGTGCGGCTATGTCTGCTCTCGCGCGCCCCACCAGTGCCTGCATGCGGCCCTGCCTCCCGTCGACTGTGGATTCGGCTGCACACCACCTGGAGCAGTTCAGGTACGTCTTCTGGAAAGCGGTAACTCCAGTCAGGACGCGCGGGGAAGACCCAGAGGGACTGGCGGGCGCGGGGCGCTCTTGCGCGTTCTGAGGACTCGTCCACTTGTCTTCCGCCGGCCTCGAGCCTCTCGGTCGGCCCGCGGCTGCTCTCGGGATCGGCCGGTCTCCGTTCCCCGGGGACGTTGGGCTGAGACCACCACCTGCGCTGTTCTTCGGGAGGCATCTCATCCGACAGAGGGGGGGACAGAGCCGAACACAGAGAGtcgcagaaaggaaacgacgagTGAGAGAACCGGATTTCGTTGCCGGGCTTCTCGGTCGGCGCTTCGGAGCTGAGGGCGCTCCCGCACTCCGCTggctgtttttctcgctgtttcgcGAGTGCGAATGCGTCGCCAGAGTGCCGGGAGAGTCCCGAAGGACCCGCAGTCGCGGCGCTTGTCTCTGCAATCATTgttgccttcttttctgacAAACAGAGCGACCAAACTGGCCCGCAGAACACACATGAACAGTGTTCGCGTCAGCGAAGACGCATGGCGACGGTGACGAGTCTTCCGTGCCGCGCCTTCTCCAGAATATACTCCTGCGTTTCCCTCGAGTTTTCTTAATCCCTTTTTGAGCAGAGAACCGCTTTGGAGATGAAATCTCGCGGTAAAGACAGCGGAAAGCTGCACAACGACGCCTAGAAGTGTGGCGACCTGGCGCTCGCAGAACCTCCGTTTttcgcgaagaaaaacagccGAGGTCGACGGTTTGGAAacgagcggagaagaggggaaagcCAAAGCGTCCGCCTTGCTAGTTTCTGCGTGGCGACGCACATCAGGCTCTGTTTTTCCGCAGTGTCTTGCCGGAGTTCGACGCGAGGCTGGCTCTGCACTCCAGAGGAAAGACCGCGCCGCGTCAAACAGGAAAACGGCGAGAGATACTCGTAAAAAGGATTTCAAAACAAGTCATGCGGAGTAGGTGGAGGATCGGGAAACCTCGCGTTTCGCGTGTGGCTCAAAGCCCGAAGAAAAACCGGCGAAAAAACGGACCCATCTTGTGCGCTAGGGACGCTGTGGAGATTAGCAAAGACCAAAaaggggaaacagagacaagaaagggaggaaactggggaaaacggagaggcagagaggtgAAATGTGCACGGGTgccagagcagagagagcgtgCCGGCACACGGAGGATTCTGCACACATTTGGTACACAAGGGGGTGGAAGAACGGGAGCGGAAAACTGAAACGACCCTTCCATTTTAGTGTCCCCGTCATGCGTCAAAAAGGGGAAAGAAATCCTCTATCTGCTTCGGCTCTCCAAAAATcgcaaagaagacagaagcaacCAGCACGCCGTGAGAAGATTTGCCTTTCGCCCCTTGCTTCCGCGAAGAGAGTGACCGCGGCGCTGTCTGCAATCCCGCGATTTTCGCACGCCTTCTTGTGTCGTTTTTCTAGTCTCCGGAGCACGGCCGACCGAGAACAAGCACGATTTCTGCACTTTCTGTTCACAGTGACGGAAAATACGTGAGTTTTCCGACAAGAAACACCGCGATCTGCCTAAGGTGGAAGAGGGACCGTGTTGCCTCCCCTGGGGGCCCCCCAGACGGAAACCACAGAgactcgtttctttttctgttcgtTGGCAGCAACTTCCCAGAGTCTTTCTGGTTGGATACGGGATGCGCGCCCTCTTCAGAACACATACTGTCCGTGGTGGACGCGCTGTGATTCGCAGAGAGCAGTGCCTCCCGTCGTTTTTTCTACAGTTCTGAGTTTCCAGTCACGTAGACGGTCCGCAATGATACCCAGAATGAGTCGTCACACAGAGCGCACATTCTCAGTGCACACCGTACTCCACAGAAAAGACAATTGATCGTGAAACTTCGATTCAGTGTGCCAGGTCGGAATCATGGGACTCCGAGGTCTGGACTTCGATTTCTACAACACACTCAGCTGCCTACAAGAACGCCTCAGCTAGCGGTCTACTTTTCTTTCCAACACCCTTACTCACAAGCGGTCGCTCCTACAAACAAGGGTCTTGCCATGtaaaaagagaaacgggaaAGATCGTCTTTTTGGctctctgttgtttctcGCGGCGAGGGTGCAACAGCGCTCTGTGTCGAGTTCCACGTTGACAGTGTTGCCAGTGGGCAGCCGGCACGCAATT
This genomic interval from Toxoplasma gondii ME49 chromosome VIIb, whole genome shotgun sequence contains the following:
- a CDS encoding hypothetical protein (encoded by transcript TGME49_262560~Signal peptide predicted by SignalP 2.0 HMM (probability 1.000) with cleavage site probability 0.457 at residue 29); its protein translation is MQTSLAPGAKWPVLLLAALAALLPHSATAHATAQLHQNVLSTTARPARCSAQHPEVCSSSPSANSEAETSKLSAVSKAKTGGEGPSVSAGRGDWERCRAASSSLSSQRTLGPGVHSSSACNPAASPLPPLALAEVEKAPAAAATAALDLTTEARSGAAAQQGRWSSTPPAAARATAGSLTDAPKQVTFMEALGRAAAAEAAALGGGAWNFNTWGLGAFFGGDASGQKVEKKAEKNEAEEKEKASSLWGGDWREAVSDFFAKVDKRMDEANGMLHYTDLYGFLV
- a CDS encoding hypothetical protein (encoded by transcript TGME49_262550), with the translated sequence MIAETSAATAGPSGLSRHSGDAFALAKQREKQPAECGSALSSEAPTEKPGNEIRFSHSSFPFCDSLCSALSPPLSDEMPPEEQRRWWSQPNVPGERRPADPESSRGPTERLEAGGRQVDESSERARAPRARQSLWVFPARPDWSYRFPEDVPELLQVVCSRIHSRREAGPHAGTGGARESRHSRTLSGQETLPGDRLLAVVERMVAEWSERRQSKKGAGEQDVAQCLNVNAQAPLEMPVSLEARLPLHKSNRQRLRSPTYPFPEEQDDQKSREAKKEKDAEERASLCALLAACRACPLSWSSEKKAEPSGGPPPSGVSVHPRQSPEKRGVWVFDALLDEVLTRSDGGDRTAPGPRKRASVTFSSRGRLSSRGFPLGSPASPSEHGARSAVSQQSSWPSSLSLADSASLPSSAPATGSSGETARATAKANASALPRARCPPNAAACTSRGGAESPRFPARGASPQCGETSEPVPHRQAKTASSQRRHPQTPPGSTGKEKANGSGKEKASKSGKEKANERGEEEPARGKEGRADNVVVPFRRPGLRPQGGAGTGWETGGSTAVGGPSSGSSSWPEEATKQAVRCALGGTVHEFVRLPDGFSVFFLNGDYGAGRFNGCLHLSLPSASSSSPCVPGGYLLLEHARSWQMPAPLPLFFLRATPRSCCELVEALASPFWAPRHPARHLVFRHRAHTLRLLQNAPRKKKPFPTGKGGGPGRSEKKAHTGRPGAAAGGGLANKKSEGGKREEGGKNRDCLAKNRDCFAKETREKASNADADLRPFVEGPGARSERCDGGESVEEKPIGVDAVKKAPASVGRKREDPEGRQQRNGEGIQNDFENQGRFKEAGQGDSERTFSQLREERTCGCEARGWCSAVPTETTFAPGPEKGSLVNADAFHASSVSGPRAKASPPPSETTLLGRPWFSTSKRSFFSFFPSDPRELGGVPHSLPSDSGSLPPFPHGPLPPVYKQRAVGFVKNTQSVCGGEFDENSAVAFHRKTGIEDFVTAPQLSAGVSVPPPAQFYTENEFSSFASDTLTAAAVPAFPTDASLAASCDASSRVSASGLLNEGTPPCLSPPSLSPAAPFFPPAVNTRGEGGASLHARLEKAFCDQEFFPPSGSSTSSSTPDVGVLDRDFAADLSQLSLHARRQGTSAADAGRSETPSPGVSGRERHCWCRAGVFSFFGESPALLGTQGQVGAEGQDKKEGGIPTKGSSFSFLQGFKGVHASVDEAHERHQRLASIFPPLGRPVGSPETSQPGGECDQAPLFHFLSDSSERSNALEVAQKVAGRPTNFPASTHQPHPVDRDFL